The sequence GATCGACTTACGTAATGATACGTTAAAAGTCTCAAAAGCCTTATTTAAAGAATTAGTCAAAGATCCAAAAAAATTACACTTAGCTAATCACTTTCTTTATACCCACTTACCTAATTTAGTTGATTTAACAGGTAAATATTTAGAGATAGACGATCATGAGATCAAAAATAAACAAACCTACGAAAAACTAGAAGAAAGTGCTCAAATTATCGATCAAGTCTCTAAATTGATCAAAAAAGACTACGAACAATTTGTAGCAGAAGATTTAGAGGACTTGGATGTTGAGATTTCCGTTGCTAAAAATAGCTTAAAAAGAGATAATGAAAATAAAAATAATGAGTAGTTGCCTGAAACAAGTAAAAAAATACAACGAAATCAAGCTTTGATACTTTAACATCAAAGCTTGATCTCAGGTAAACATGGTTGTTTGGTACAGAGGTAACAATGCGAAATGGAGCTACTATAACATTATTTAGCTACACAAATCACTCCCTAGAAAAATAGATTACTTTGAAGAATTGATTATTTCAGAGTAATCTCCTATTTTCTACAGAATTAACTGATTTGTTTCGCTTTTAAATTTAGGAGGAATCATAATGGAAAATGACTCAAAAGATGTAACCCCAGTAAATGATACACTGGATGATTTATTAAATAACCCTTTTTCAACACCTATCGATTCATTAACAACAACACAACAAAGTGAGATTTCTGCTTTGCAAGATAAGCAAGTTGCTGACCGCTTAGTTGATAAGTTACCAGCCGATAGACAAGCTCAAGCAAGAGAACTTGCTTCAAAAATCGATGTTCAAGATTCACAGGCTGTCATCACTTATGGGTCTGCAGCCCAAACAAAATTAAGTGAATTTTCACAATCAATGTTAAATCATGTACAAGCACAAGACATTGGCCCTGTTGGTGATTCATTAACTGACTTAATGTACCGATTAAGTGAAGCGAATCCTGATCAGCTTAGAGCTGGTGAAGGAAACTTCTTTTCAAAAATGCTTGGGAAAGTAAAACAATCTGTTTTTGAAATCACGGCAAAATACCAAAAAATTGGTGCTCAAATCGACAAGATCTCAATCAAATTAGATCATGAAAAAAATGGTCTTTTAAAAGATAATTTAATGTTGGATCAATTATATAATAAGAACAAAGACTATTTTGATGCCTTAAATATATACATCGCAGCTGGTGAATTAAAGATGGAAGAACTTCAAACGACAATCATCCCTGAAGCAATGAAAAAAGCGGAAGAATCTGGTGATCAAATGGATGTTCAAATCGCCAATGATTATACACAATTTTTGGATCGTTTAGATAAGCGAACGCATGATTTACGCTTAGCACGTCAAATCACGATCCAACAAGCGCCACAAATTCGTTTGATTCAAAATACCAATCAAGCTTTAGCTGAGAAGATCCAAGCATCAATCAATACTGCAATTCCACTTTGGAAAAACCAAGTAGTCATCGCGTTGACTCTTTTACGTCAAAAAGATGCTGTTACAGCACAACGTCAAGTATCTGAAA is a genomic window of Enterococcus haemoperoxidus ATCC BAA-382 containing:
- a CDS encoding 5-bromo-4-chloroindolyl phosphate hydrolysis family protein — protein: MRKGKLIQIIAYLFLAGLVLRFITGIHMPAVVVVLLILMVLLFTGTKNKVGKKEDQLPNLTKSREEHYETIGMTDQEIDFFRDTMNTTKKQIVQLQENMNASTKLRAIDLRNDTLKVSKALFKELVKDPKKLHLANHFLYTHLPNLVDLTGKYLEIDDHEIKNKQTYEKLEESAQIIDQVSKLIKKDYEQFVAEDLEDLDVEISVAKNSLKRDNENKNNE
- a CDS encoding toxic anion resistance protein; this translates as MENDSKDVTPVNDTLDDLLNNPFSTPIDSLTTTQQSEISALQDKQVADRLVDKLPADRQAQARELASKIDVQDSQAVITYGSAAQTKLSEFSQSMLNHVQAQDIGPVGDSLTDLMYRLSEANPDQLRAGEGNFFSKMLGKVKQSVFEITAKYQKIGAQIDKISIKLDHEKNGLLKDNLMLDQLYNKNKDYFDALNIYIAAGELKMEELQTTIIPEAMKKAEESGDQMDVQIANDYTQFLDRLDKRTHDLRLARQITIQQAPQIRLIQNTNQALAEKIQASINTAIPLWKNQVVIALTLLRQKDAVTAQRQVSETTNDLLKKNSEMLKISAIETAKENERGIVDIDTLQKTQNDLVETIQETLRIQQEGKEKRRAAEIELGHMEEDLKSKLLELTQ